The proteins below are encoded in one region of Methanofollis aquaemaris:
- a CDS encoding winged helix-turn-helix domain-containing protein — translation MIPFQVVWTCALQKRGKVPSHPKHLHHLRCHGIIVKKESKRKIRSVETLWINGFAIGIAALQDSSAKITPEKVPLSSPLSVCLPDFIFVPGISRAEPQYQKSHSGVIYRQGIAPYGGPGSGIKRALEDWPHIDFIDDREGCLFTAVVHREEEKSSEKILDLLRVEPGLAAREGAERLSITPRAVEKQIAKLRKEGRIRRIGPARGGHREVIE, via the coding sequence ATGATCCCGTTCCAGGTGGTCTGGACCTGTGCACTTCAGAAGAGGGGTAAAGTCCCATCTCATCCCAAACATCTGCATCACCTGCGTTGCCATGGGATCATCGTCAAAAAGGAGAGCAAACGGAAGATCAGATCTGTTGAAACCCTCTGGATCAATGGTTTTGCGATTGGAATTGCCGCCCTTCAGGACTCCTCAGCGAAGATAACTCCAGAGAAGGTACCCCTCTCTTCACCGTTGTCTGTGTGCCTTCCCGACTTTATCTTCGTCCCGGGGATCTCGAGGGCAGAGCCCCAGTATCAGAAATCCCATTCTGGTGTCATATATCGCCAGGGGATTGCGCCGTACGGGGGTCCTGGCTCGGGCATCAAACGAGCTCTCGAAGACTGGCCCCATATCGACTTCATCGACGACCGGGAGGGCTGCCTCTTCACCGCTGTGGTGCACCGGGAAGAGGAGAAAAGTTCGGAGAAAATTCTTGACTTGTTGAGGGTCGAACCCGGACTCGCAGCCAGAGAAGGTGCAGAAAGGTTAAGTATCACGCCAAGAGCGGTCGAAAAGCAGATCGCGAAATTGCGGAAAGAAGGCAGAATCCGGCGCATCGGTCCGGCGAGGGGCGGCCACCGGGAAGTGATCGAATGA
- a CDS encoding type II toxin-antitoxin system HicB family antitoxin, translating to MKLRVVLEPSEEGGYTVSVPSLPGCISEGDTKEEALKNIREAIDLYLETVEDDYVFTDRSEQIEIAV from the coding sequence ATGAAACTGCGGGTTGTGCTTGAGCCGAGTGAAGAAGGGGGGTACACGGTTTCCGTACCGAGCCTTCCAGGCTGCATCAGTGAGGGGGATACGAAAGAAGAAGCATTGAAAAATATCAGAGAAGCGATTGATCTCTACCTCGAAACTGTCGAGGACGATTATGTTTTTACCGACCGGTCCGAGCAGATCGAGATCGCCGTATGA
- a CDS encoding helicase-related protein: MGKLEDLKPGATVKGILSDSLVTVVSVRKFSDDAVELTYKDANGNVANLLLYRSNEPTFSIAENGQPWSFDANPALFKLASEARRIQLAYLFDPLLAVHTSLVEPLPHQITAVYDSMLSRQPLRFLLADDPGAGKTIMAGLLIKELIARGDLQRCMIVCPGNLVEQWQDEMDQKFHVPFEILTRDKIEASRTGNWFSENPLAICRLDQLSRSEDIQNNLKGNDWDLVICDEAHKMSATYYGKDIKPTKRYKLGRLLSSYTRNFLLLTATPHNGKEADFQLFMALLDSDRFEGHFRDGVHAVDTSDLMRRLVKEEIVKFDGKPLFPERYAYTVNYTLSDAEAALYEAVTSYVRTEFNRAENLEKNTRLNVGFALTVLQRRLASSPEAIYHSLIRRKKRLEKRVTEKQLPQPGEQTLCSWEGGLPSWEEDNLDDELEGLPDYELEKFEDQSVDRASAAGTIEGLREEIRILNQLEKSAKDVCDFGVDRKWEELSQVLQDNPEMFDAAGNRRKIIIFSEHRDTVLYLQKKIRSLLGHPEAVVTIMGGMGREQRKNAEMAFTQDKNVVVLVATDAAGEGINLQRAHLMVNYDLPWNPNRIEQRFGRIHRIGQTEVCHLWNLVASNTREGEVYRRLLEKLNTERNALGGRVFDVLGRVTFEDKPLRKLLIDAIRYGNRPDVREKLNRVVDSALDRKNLANLLEERALAHDSMDTRKVQHIRKEMERADARRLQPHYIEAFFLAAFHHLGGTIKRREAGRYEISRVPSVIRTRNLVIGARAAIISRYERITFDKNMVNVLGKPKAEFVCPGHPLLDTVIDVIQEQNRDLLRQGTVLVDEANHVDEPRIIVVLEHSLQDGKTDRNGKPRIISRRLQFIEADSSGHFINAGYAPYLDCRPPSEEEMALLDPEIVSSIPENFEDLIMGFAVAHLVPGHLDEVSSYRQTLVDKTQREVQARLTKEINYWDYQKARLEEEERAGKINAKMNSNKARHRAEELSSRLEHRMSELEKERNISPLPPHIVGGALVIPASCFARQKGEESDHCASAEERSRIEQIAMDAVMKAECSLGYVPRDVHKENYGYDIESSIPDTGKLRFIEVKGRAQGASTVTVTKNEILTAFNKPDDFILALVLVNGDDSTTKYVKRPFSREPDFGVTSINYNLNELLENARDPW, from the coding sequence ATGGGAAAACTTGAAGATCTCAAACCTGGTGCAACTGTAAAGGGAATTCTTTCTGATTCGCTCGTCACCGTGGTCAGTGTCCGGAAGTTCTCCGATGACGCCGTGGAGTTGACCTACAAGGACGCCAACGGAAATGTTGCAAACCTGCTGCTCTACCGGAGCAACGAACCCACATTTAGCATTGCAGAAAACGGACAACCCTGGAGTTTTGACGCCAACCCTGCCCTGTTCAAACTCGCATCCGAGGCACGCCGCATACAACTGGCATATCTCTTCGATCCTTTGCTTGCTGTTCACACTTCCCTTGTAGAACCCCTTCCCCACCAGATCACTGCGGTATATGACTCAATGCTCTCAAGGCAGCCGCTTCGCTTTCTCCTTGCCGACGATCCTGGTGCTGGAAAGACCATCATGGCAGGTTTACTCATCAAAGAACTCATCGCCCGTGGAGACCTCCAAAGGTGCATGATCGTCTGCCCGGGAAATCTTGTCGAACAGTGGCAGGATGAAATGGACCAAAAATTCCATGTGCCTTTCGAGATTCTGACCCGAGACAAAATAGAAGCTTCGCGCACTGGCAATTGGTTTTCTGAAAATCCCCTTGCTATCTGCCGCCTCGATCAACTCAGTCGAAGCGAAGATATCCAGAATAACCTGAAAGGAAACGACTGGGATCTTGTGATCTGTGATGAAGCACACAAGATGAGCGCAACCTATTATGGAAAGGACATTAAACCAACCAAGAGATACAAACTCGGACGTCTCCTCTCCTCGTACACCCGTAATTTCCTTCTTCTCACGGCCACTCCCCATAATGGGAAGGAGGCTGATTTCCAGCTCTTCATGGCTCTGCTGGATAGTGACCGGTTCGAAGGACATTTCCGCGACGGTGTCCATGCAGTTGACACATCAGATCTGATGCGTCGGCTTGTCAAAGAGGAAATCGTCAAATTTGACGGGAAACCTCTCTTTCCGGAACGATATGCTTACACGGTCAATTACACTCTCTCAGACGCGGAGGCCGCACTCTATGAAGCGGTCACATCATATGTCCGTACAGAGTTCAACCGGGCCGAGAACCTTGAAAAAAATACGCGATTAAATGTTGGTTTTGCACTGACTGTTCTCCAAAGGCGGCTTGCATCTTCCCCAGAAGCGATATACCACTCTCTGATACGCCGAAAAAAAAGATTGGAGAAACGTGTTACAGAGAAACAACTTCCGCAGCCGGGTGAGCAAACACTCTGTTCATGGGAAGGAGGCCTGCCTTCGTGGGAAGAAGACAATCTAGATGACGAACTTGAGGGCTTGCCGGATTACGAACTCGAAAAATTTGAGGACCAGAGTGTTGACAGGGCAAGCGCTGCAGGGACAATCGAAGGACTCAGGGAAGAGATCAGAATTCTGAATCAACTCGAAAAATCAGCGAAGGACGTTTGTGATTTTGGTGTTGATCGCAAGTGGGAGGAGTTGTCGCAGGTTCTCCAAGACAATCCAGAGATGTTTGATGCCGCCGGAAACCGGCGCAAAATAATTATTTTTTCAGAACACCGCGATACGGTTCTCTATCTCCAAAAAAAGATTCGGTCTCTGCTTGGCCATCCAGAAGCAGTTGTTACCATCATGGGGGGAATGGGACGAGAACAGCGAAAAAACGCTGAAATGGCATTTACTCAGGATAAGAATGTAGTTGTTCTCGTTGCAACCGATGCAGCAGGGGAGGGTATCAATCTACAGCGGGCTCACCTGATGGTCAATTATGATCTCCCATGGAATCCAAACAGGATCGAACAGCGTTTCGGCCGAATCCATCGTATCGGCCAGACCGAAGTCTGCCATCTCTGGAATCTTGTGGCTAGCAATACCCGTGAGGGTGAAGTGTATCGTCGGTTGCTTGAGAAGTTAAATACAGAGAGAAACGCCCTGGGCGGTCGGGTCTTCGATGTACTCGGGCGGGTAACCTTTGAGGACAAACCACTTAGGAAATTGTTGATAGACGCAATAAGATATGGAAATAGGCCAGATGTCAGAGAGAAACTAAACAGGGTTGTTGATTCTGCCCTTGACCGTAAAAACCTAGCGAACCTTCTTGAAGAGCGTGCACTTGCCCATGATTCGATGGACACGCGCAAGGTACAACATATCAGGAAGGAAATGGAGCGGGCTGATGCCAGGCGCCTTCAACCCCATTATATCGAAGCATTCTTCCTTGCAGCATTCCACCACCTTGGAGGAACGATCAAGAGGCGGGAAGCGGGACGATATGAAATCTCCCGTGTCCCCTCCGTAATTAGAACGAGGAACCTGGTGATCGGGGCCCGTGCAGCGATTATTTCGAGGTACGAACGAATCACCTTTGATAAGAATATGGTGAACGTTCTTGGAAAACCTAAGGCGGAATTTGTGTGCCCGGGTCATCCACTCCTCGATACTGTGATTGACGTTATACAGGAACAGAACCGCGATCTTCTCCGGCAGGGTACCGTGCTTGTCGATGAGGCGAATCATGTAGACGAACCAAGGATTATTGTCGTGCTCGAACACTCCCTTCAGGATGGAAAGACTGACAGGAACGGGAAGCCGAGAATCATTTCACGCCGGCTCCAGTTTATCGAGGCCGATTCGTCAGGTCATTTCATCAATGCGGGATATGCACCATACCTTGATTGCCGCCCTCCCTCTGAAGAAGAGATGGCTCTTCTGGATCCAGAAATAGTATCATCTATTCCTGAGAATTTTGAGGACTTAATCATGGGATTTGCTGTTGCACATCTTGTTCCAGGACACTTGGATGAGGTCTCTTCCTATCGTCAGACCCTCGTGGACAAGACCCAGCGGGAAGTTCAGGCCCGGTTGACAAAGGAGATTAATTACTGGGATTACCAGAAGGCACGGCTTGAGGAGGAGGAGAGGGCGGGGAAAATAAATGCCAAGATGAACTCGAATAAAGCCCGGCATCGTGCGGAAGAACTCTCCTCTCGTCTAGAACATCGGATGTCAGAACTGGAGAAAGAACGCAATATTTCACCCCTTCCCCCCCACATCGTTGGTGGAGCACTGGTTATTCCTGCCAGTTGTTTTGCACGTCAGAAGGGTGAAGAGAGTGACCATTGTGCATCCGCAGAGGAAAGATCCCGGATAGAGCAGATAGCGATGGATGCTGTGATGAAGGCTGAATGCTCACTTGGATATGTACCCCGCGATGTTCACAAGGAAAACTATGGGTATGATATTGAGTCGTCCATTCCCGATACCGGGAAATTACGGTTCATTGAGGTGAAAGGTCGGGCACAGGGTGCGTCGACGGTAACGGTAACGAAAAACGAAATTCTTACGGCGTTCAATAAACCAGACGATTTCATCCTTGCACTTGTCCTCGTGAACGGAGATGATTCTACGACAAAGTACGTGAAGCGCCCCTTCTCCCGGGAACCGGATTTCGGGGTTACCAGCATCAATTACAATCTCAATGAACTGCTTGAAAATGCCCGGGATCCGTGGTGA
- a CDS encoding class I SAM-dependent methyltransferase, protein MDEVKAAFDAGASEYDTHRKWIIPEFETFYGAAVWAAAWQGEAPSILDVGAGTGLLSALLLQRYPAASVTLIDNSERMLEVARQRFAGREGVHYLVGDYRQERLSHRYDLIASALSIHHLKREEKYALYQRIFEALKPGGVFVNAEQVKGESAWQQERNFAYWDAFVNEGPLPPETKVEILERRDRLDKMEKLSVQMQWLTEIGFVDVDVVYKNRPFAVFSGRRA, encoded by the coding sequence ATGGACGAGGTGAAGGCGGCGTTCGATGCCGGGGCGTCGGAGTACGACACCCACCGAAAATGGATCATCCCCGAGTTCGAGACGTTCTACGGCGCCGCCGTCTGGGCGGCGGCGTGGCAGGGGGAGGCGCCGTCTATCCTGGATGTCGGTGCCGGCACCGGTCTTCTCTCTGCACTGCTCCTCCAGAGATACCCCGCAGCCTCCGTCACCCTCATCGACAACTCAGAGAGAATGCTGGAGGTGGCGAGACAGCGTTTTGCCGGAAGGGAGGGAGTGCATTATCTGGTCGGGGATTACCGGCAGGAGCGTCTTTCCCACCGGTACGACCTGATCGCATCGGCCCTCTCCATCCATCACCTCAAACGTGAGGAGAAATATGCCCTGTACCAGAGGATCTTCGAGGCTCTGAAACCTGGCGGCGTCTTCGTGAACGCGGAGCAGGTGAAAGGCGAGAGCGCCTGGCAGCAGGAGCGAAACTTTGCCTACTGGGACGCCTTCGTGAACGAAGGCCCCCTGCCCCCGGAGACGAAGGTCGAGATATTGGAACGGCGGGACCGGCTGGATAAGATGGAGAAACTCTCGGTCCAGATGCAGTGGCTGACCGAGATCGGGTTTGTCGACGTGGACGTCGTCTACAAGAACAGGCCTTTTGCAGTATTTTCAGGGAGGAGAGCGTGA
- a CDS encoding type II toxin-antitoxin system HicA family toxin produces the protein MNKVPVLNYDRIVTALQRDGWVVVRQRGSHLRLQKHLPDTTLKLTVPMHTPVKRSTLSHILKQANMTVEELKNLL, from the coding sequence ATGAATAAGGTGCCTGTTCTGAATTACGACAGGATCGTTACGGCCCTTCAGAGAGATGGATGGGTCGTGGTCCGGCAACGGGGCAGCCATCTCCGCCTGCAAAAGCACCTCCCCGATACAACCCTGAAACTGACCGTGCCCATGCATACGCCGGTCAAGCGTTCGACGCTGTCACATATTTTGAAACAGGCCAACATGACTGTCGAAGAACTTAAGAATCTTCTATAA
- a CDS encoding ATP-dependent helicase, whose translation MHTHTLSGLNPRQQEAVTGPGKQLVLAGPGSGKTRVITEKILHLIRDAHARPEEVLALTFSEKAAREMQARIDRAGDLTAGCTVQTFHSFCFALLKDHPLESGLNLRNGLISRTNQIVWGQRAIDAFGFEAIEVGNNAAGVIESVMDGISSLRNELIAPADLEAYLGTRPDDDLEACRLGDLLSVYRAYEAYKRDERLIDFDDMIHEAVALLERHPAVRDRLREQYPYILVDEFQDTNYAQLALVKSLCNGHLCVVGDDDQTIYRFRGAYFGNVMDFTETYPDRSLTVLNQNYRNSATILALAGELIDHTPDRPAKHLQTENPAGEPVVVAECETEAAEAVYVADEIRRLFETAFTPRQEGTPRRYRCSDIAVLCRQRAQGQKVYRQLVNDGIPAEFVGEMEAFRFPAARDLIAALRVVDDPLNAGIPINRLLRRAGVSELTVQQINREARGSADPEADTDGVYEVLLRHTDDPTVREVAGRLARLIEVKATLSVPDLVYTLMMESGGLYYAAIRDGAARERRVLDWLYRLATEYADLTREPTIADFLVYLDQVGEISVEMDEAPAEDAVRIMTIHQSKGTEFPVVFLLDLSEGRFPVRHRAKAFTVPRDLARSMVPEEDERELSLQEERRLCYVAMTRAEERLYLTRAVMYGQRKTAAKPSLFLTELDYRENPLVRLVTVPAPQTVADGVVVGDLEQARQRLQQEAIRAVAEMRLSTAVQRLADLEKCRLLAAGADPGSFDPAAFFSVPAAPFDLGVTARTRPEPGLTDDIRLSASALTTFEDCPLRFKFGTVLRVPTRPKTFFSLGTSLHAVCEQMGRRKMAGETVTLDAALAVLDAVWSSAGYPSKTKEEEDLARAREMVATYVAWEAANPNEVVDVERWFEFFIDGVRFVGSIDRLERTPEGRYVVVDYKSGGTGSITKKRLPENIQLNLYSLAVREIFGDLPERATFFFVREKKEWSYLPTEETVGTFRARVSVNIGQIRAGAFPAVTGYGCTSCDYRMLCEGTEGEREW comes from the coding sequence ATGCACACCCATACACTCTCCGGCCTGAACCCCCGCCAGCAGGAGGCGGTCACGGGCCCTGGCAAACAACTCGTCCTCGCGGGCCCCGGTTCAGGGAAGACCCGCGTCATCACCGAGAAGATCCTCCACCTGATCAGAGACGCCCATGCCCGCCCCGAGGAAGTCCTCGCCCTCACCTTCTCCGAGAAGGCGGCCCGTGAGATGCAGGCGCGGATCGACCGGGCCGGCGACCTCACCGCGGGCTGCACGGTCCAGACCTTCCACTCCTTCTGCTTTGCCCTCCTCAAAGACCACCCCCTCGAGAGCGGGCTCAACCTCAGGAACGGCCTGATCAGCAGGACGAACCAGATCGTCTGGGGACAGCGCGCCATCGACGCCTTCGGCTTCGAGGCGATCGAGGTCGGGAACAACGCCGCGGGTGTCATCGAGTCGGTGATGGACGGGATCAGCAGTCTCAGAAACGAACTGATCGCCCCGGCCGACCTGGAAGCCTATCTCGGGACGCGGCCAGACGACGACCTGGAGGCCTGCCGGCTCGGCGACCTCCTCTCGGTCTACCGCGCCTACGAAGCCTACAAACGGGACGAGCGGCTCATCGACTTCGACGATATGATCCACGAGGCCGTCGCCCTCCTGGAGAGACACCCGGCCGTGCGGGACCGTCTCAGGGAGCAGTATCCCTACATCCTGGTCGACGAGTTCCAGGACACCAACTATGCCCAGCTCGCCCTGGTCAAGTCCCTCTGCAACGGCCATCTCTGCGTCGTCGGCGACGACGACCAGACGATCTACCGGTTCAGGGGCGCATACTTCGGCAATGTAATGGACTTCACCGAGACCTACCCGGATCGCTCGCTCACCGTGCTGAACCAGAACTACCGCAACTCCGCCACCATCCTCGCCCTCGCCGGAGAACTCATCGACCACACCCCCGACCGCCCTGCAAAGCACCTCCAGACCGAGAACCCGGCGGGCGAACCGGTCGTCGTCGCCGAGTGCGAGACCGAGGCGGCCGAGGCGGTCTATGTGGCCGACGAGATCCGGCGTCTCTTTGAAACGGCATTCACCCCCCGGCAGGAAGGGACGCCGCGCCGGTACCGCTGCAGCGACATCGCCGTCCTCTGCCGCCAACGCGCCCAGGGGCAGAAGGTCTACCGGCAGCTCGTGAACGACGGCATTCCTGCCGAGTTCGTGGGCGAGATGGAGGCCTTCAGGTTCCCGGCGGCCAGGGATCTCATCGCCGCCCTGCGAGTGGTCGACGACCCCCTGAACGCCGGCATCCCGATCAACCGTCTCCTGCGCCGGGCCGGGGTCTCCGAGCTGACGGTCCAGCAGATCAACCGGGAGGCGCGGGGGAGTGCCGATCCCGAGGCCGACACCGACGGCGTCTACGAGGTGCTGCTCAGGCACACCGACGACCCGACGGTGCGTGAGGTCGCCGGCCGCCTGGCACGTCTCATCGAGGTGAAGGCCACGCTCTCGGTCCCCGACCTCGTCTACACCCTGATGATGGAGAGCGGGGGGTTGTACTATGCCGCCATCAGGGACGGCGCCGCCAGGGAGCGGCGGGTGCTGGACTGGCTCTACCGTCTCGCCACCGAGTACGCCGACCTGACGCGGGAGCCGACCATCGCCGACTTCCTCGTCTACCTCGACCAGGTGGGAGAGATCTCGGTGGAGATGGACGAGGCGCCGGCGGAGGACGCCGTCAGGATCATGACGATCCACCAGAGCAAGGGGACCGAGTTCCCGGTCGTCTTCCTCCTCGACCTCTCTGAAGGCCGGTTCCCGGTGCGGCACCGGGCAAAGGCGTTCACCGTGCCCCGCGACCTCGCACGGAGCATGGTCCCCGAGGAGGACGAGCGTGAACTCTCCCTGCAGGAGGAGCGGCGGCTCTGCTATGTGGCGATGACCCGTGCCGAGGAGCGGCTGTACCTGACGCGGGCGGTGATGTACGGCCAGAGGAAGACCGCGGCAAAGCCCTCCCTCTTCCTGACTGAACTCGACTACCGGGAGAACCCGCTCGTCAGGCTCGTCACCGTCCCGGCCCCGCAGACGGTGGCCGACGGGGTGGTCGTCGGCGACCTCGAACAGGCGCGGCAGCGGCTGCAGCAGGAGGCGATCCGGGCCGTCGCCGAGATGCGGCTCTCGACGGCGGTGCAGCGTCTCGCCGACCTGGAGAAGTGCCGGCTGCTCGCCGCGGGCGCAGACCCGGGATCGTTCGATCCGGCCGCCTTCTTCTCGGTCCCTGCGGCGCCCTTCGACCTCGGGGTGACGGCGAGGACGCGGCCCGAGCCCGGGCTGACCGACGATATCAGGCTCTCGGCCTCGGCCCTCACCACCTTTGAGGACTGCCCCCTGAGGTTCAAGTTCGGGACGGTGCTCCGGGTGCCGACGAGGCCGAAGACCTTCTTCTCCCTCGGGACGTCGCTTCACGCCGTCTGCGAGCAGATGGGACGCCGGAAGATGGCCGGGGAAACGGTCACGCTCGACGCCGCCCTCGCCGTCCTCGACGCCGTCTGGTCCTCGGCCGGGTACCCCTCGAAGACGAAGGAGGAAGAGGACCTGGCACGGGCCAGGGAGATGGTCGCGACCTACGTGGCATGGGAGGCGGCAAACCCCAACGAGGTGGTGGACGTCGAGCGGTGGTTCGAGTTCTTCATCGACGGCGTCCGTTTCGTCGGCTCCATCGACCGCCTGGAGCGGACGCCCGAAGGGCGGTATGTGGTGGTCGACTACAAGTCCGGCGGCACGGGCTCGATCACGAAGAAGCGTCTCCCGGAGAATATCCAGCTCAACCTCTACTCTCTCGCCGTCAGGGAGATCTTCGGCGACCTTCCCGAGCGGGCGACCTTCTTCTTTGTGCGGGAGAAGAAGGAGTGGAGTTATCTCCCGACCGAAGAGACGGTGGGGACGTTCAGGGCGCGGGTGTCGGTGAATATCGGGCAGATCCGTGCGGGGGCGTTCCCGGCGGTGACGGGGTACGGGTGTACCTCCTGTGACTATCGGATGCTCTGCGAGGGGACGGAGGGGGAGCGGGAGTGGTAA